The Meleagris gallopavo isolate NT-WF06-2002-E0010 breed Aviagen turkey brand Nicholas breeding stock unplaced genomic scaffold, Turkey_5.1 ChrUn_random_7180001839361, whole genome shotgun sequence genomic interval GAGAAACTGTCCGGCTTCTCCAACCTCTCTCCGGGACAAGCAAGACCAAGATGTGTTGCTTCTTCTTGACAGAGATTGCGCTGGCTGAGCTGGATCAGATCAATCTGAAGAAGCAGATGGTTCTGAAGTTTGCAGCCATCATAGGGCCAGTGTTTACCACCCAGCAGCTGGCTCACATTGTTCCCGGAAGCAAAAGGCCAGGGATTAATTCCCTTCTGAACATGCTGGTGGAGGACAACATCCTGAAGCGACTGGACAACTTCAAGAAGCCAGAAGACTGGCAAGGTGCTACAGAGGGGCTGCCCACCTCTGCGCAGGCAGGCAGAGGTAAGTGATGGCTGCTGCATGGGCCCAGGAGCACTGTGGCTCTACAGGGCCCTGCTCACCTAGCTTCGTGCACAGGGAAATCCTCAGTGGCTGTTGGAAGAGCCTCTGCCACTGTGCttgcaggcagagcacaggccgggctcagacagcagcagcacgcACCACAGTGTGTGTGGCCTTTGCCCCAGCTGGGGCAGCCTTGAGGTCTGGCCCCAGCTTTGTCTGAGGCCAAGACTCATTGCCTTGCAGGGGTGAAGAGGCCCTCTGCCAGCAGGAAgaccatgcagcagcagcagcagcctgaaatcCTGGCCTTCTGCAACCCGCTGCTGTGGGAGGCAACTTACG includes:
- the LOC104915647 gene encoding adenylate cyclase type 10-like; the protein is MCCFFLTEIALAELDQINLKKQMVLKFAAIIGPVFTTQQLAHIVPGSKRPGINSLLNMLVEDNILKRLDNFKKPEDWQGATEGLPTSAQAGRGVKRPSASRKTMQQQQQPEILAFCNPLLWEATYELWPTRQKVDIHRECAAFLERHAHKCQGCHGGDFVACHRFGISSPQEQGSCQGSADEDNWSSWEALVVAGEHLRRARTLP